The following coding sequences lie in one Flavobacterium sediminis genomic window:
- a CDS encoding general stress protein produces the protein MKTLVAVYETHKKALQAVDQLKNNGFDTEKVSILGKADLINNHVHIKTNDTAEAAEVSLGVIAGTTLGILTGIGVFTIPGLGFLYGAGALVGGIAGADLGAFGSSIIAILTFAGVEKHNAKKYEDHLNECKFLLFVRGDQSDIDTAEKILNTDKLHLELDSE, from the coding sequence ATGAAAACATTAGTTGCAGTTTATGAAACTCACAAAAAAGCACTACAAGCAGTTGATCAACTAAAAAATAATGGTTTTGATACTGAAAAAGTTTCTATTTTAGGTAAAGCTGATTTAATCAACAATCATGTACACATTAAAACTAACGACACTGCTGAAGCAGCGGAAGTCAGTTTAGGAGTTATTGCCGGAACTACATTAGGAATACTTACAGGAATAGGAGTTTTTACTATTCCGGGACTTGGTTTTCTTTACGGCGCGGGTGCTTTAGTTGGTGGAATTGCCGGAGCTGATTTAGGAGCATTCGGCAGCAGTATTATTGCTATATTAACCTTTGCAGGTGTAGAAAAGCACAATGCTAAAAAATATGAGGATCATTTAAATGAATGTAAATTCCTTCTTTTTGTTCGAGGCGATCAAAGTGATATTGATACTGCCGAAAAGATTCTGAATACTGACAAATTACATTTGGAATTAGATAGTGAATAA
- a CDS encoding YbaB/EbfC family nucleoid-associated protein, with the protein MFGDLMGMMGKIKETQEKVEATKKRLDTVLIDEKSSDGLLEVTITANRTIKNITVSDDLLQDKEMLEDYLVNVLNKAIERATQVNETEIAAVAKEGMPNIPGMDLFK; encoded by the coding sequence ATGTTCGGAGACTTAATGGGTATGATGGGAAAAATCAAAGAAACCCAAGAAAAAGTAGAAGCAACCAAAAAACGTTTAGACACCGTTTTAATTGACGAAAAAAGTTCGGATGGTTTATTAGAAGTAACCATTACAGCCAACAGAACTATTAAAAACATTACTGTTAGTGACGATCTTTTACAGGACAAAGAAATGCTGGAAGATTATCTGGTAAATGTTTTAAACAAAGCTATTGAGCGTGCTACTCAGGTTAATGAAACCGAAATTGCCGCAGTTGCCAAAGAAGGGATGCCTAATATCCCCGGAATGGATTTATTCAAATAA
- a CDS encoding S9 family peptidase codes for MNTDVQPPIAKKIPYKLEKHNDVRIDNYYWLNQREDPEVVAYLEKENEYYQKMTAHTKKLQEDLFQEMKSRIKEDDTSVPYFYNGYYYITRFETGKDYPIYARKKGSLDAQEEIMFDCNEMAKGHSYFNLNGISVSEDNEWCSFGVDTVSRRQYTIKVKNLKTGEILPEAIENATGSTAWASDNKTFFYTKKDPQTLRSDKIYKHILGTEPAKDELVFHEKDDTFYTFVYKEKSKKYLVIGSTSTLTSEYQVLEANDPSGKFRVFQKRVRGVEYSISHFGDSFYILTNKDKATNFKLMKTPEKATISEHWVDLIPHRKEVLLEGIDIFKDYLVVEERSNGLNKIQIRPWSGEEPYYLPFESETYTAYTTTNPDFDTELLRFAYQSLATPSSVIDFNMRTKEKTVLKEQEVLGGKFDKNNYQEERIWATAEDGTKVPVSLVYRKGVQKDGKNPLLQYAYGSYGSSMDPWFSTTRLSLLDRGFIFAIAHIRGGEDLGRDWYEDGKLLKKKNTFTDFIDCSEYLIKEGYTSREHLYAEGGSAGGLLMGAVANMAPELYHGIIAQVPFVDVVTTMLDDSIPLTTGEYDEWGNPNDKEYYDYMLSYSPYDNVKAQDYPNMYISTGLHDSQVQYWEPAKWVAKLRDMKTDKNLLFLDTNMDAGHGGASGRFEALKELAKEFAFLLDLEKIKE; via the coding sequence ATGAATACAGATGTGCAGCCCCCGATTGCCAAAAAAATACCGTATAAATTAGAAAAACACAACGATGTCAGAATCGATAACTATTACTGGTTAAACCAAAGAGAAGATCCGGAAGTTGTGGCTTATCTGGAAAAAGAGAATGAGTACTATCAGAAAATGACGGCTCATACAAAGAAACTTCAGGAAGATTTATTTCAGGAGATGAAATCTCGAATTAAGGAAGACGATACCTCAGTTCCTTATTTTTACAACGGATATTACTACATTACTCGTTTTGAAACCGGAAAAGATTATCCTATTTATGCTCGTAAAAAAGGAAGTTTGGATGCTCAGGAAGAAATTATGTTTGACTGTAATGAAATGGCTAAAGGGCATTCTTATTTTAATTTGAATGGTATCAGTGTGAGTGAAGATAACGAATGGTGTTCATTTGGAGTAGATACCGTTTCAAGACGCCAGTATACAATTAAAGTTAAAAATCTGAAGACCGGTGAAATTTTACCGGAAGCTATTGAGAATGCCACAGGAAGTACAGCTTGGGCAAGTGACAATAAAACTTTCTTTTACACTAAAAAAGATCCGCAAACTCTTCGTTCTGATAAAATATATAAGCATATATTAGGAACAGAACCGGCTAAAGACGAATTGGTTTTCCATGAAAAGGATGATACTTTTTATACGTTTGTATATAAAGAAAAATCTAAAAAATATCTGGTTATCGGTTCTACAAGTACGTTGACCTCAGAATATCAGGTTTTAGAGGCAAATGATCCGTCCGGGAAGTTTCGTGTTTTCCAGAAAAGAGTAAGAGGAGTAGAATATTCCATTTCTCATTTCGGAGACAGCTTTTATATATTGACTAATAAAGATAAGGCAACTAACTTTAAATTGATGAAGACTCCCGAAAAGGCTACGATCTCTGAGCATTGGGTTGATCTGATTCCGCATAGGAAAGAAGTCCTTTTAGAAGGAATTGATATTTTTAAGGATTATTTGGTAGTTGAAGAACGTTCCAACGGATTGAATAAAATTCAGATTCGCCCGTGGAGTGGGGAAGAGCCTTATTATCTGCCTTTCGAAAGTGAGACCTATACCGCTTACACAACTACAAACCCTGATTTTGATACAGAATTGTTGCGTTTTGCTTACCAATCATTGGCTACGCCTTCATCGGTGATTGATTTTAACATGCGTACCAAAGAGAAAACGGTTTTAAAAGAACAGGAAGTGCTTGGAGGCAAATTCGATAAAAATAATTATCAGGAAGAACGTATTTGGGCTACCGCTGAAGACGGAACTAAAGTTCCGGTTTCTTTAGTCTACAGAAAAGGAGTTCAAAAGGATGGAAAAAATCCGTTATTGCAATATGCTTACGGTTCTTATGGTTCTTCAATGGATCCTTGGTTCTCTACAACACGTTTGAGTTTATTAGACAGAGGATTTATTTTTGCGATAGCTCACATCAGAGGCGGAGAAGATTTAGGAAGAGATTGGTATGAAGATGGAAAGTTGTTAAAAAAGAAAAATACATTTACTGATTTTATTGATTGCTCTGAATATTTGATAAAAGAAGGATATACTTCCCGAGAGCATTTGTATGCGGAAGGAGGATCGGCCGGAGGCTTGTTGATGGGAGCAGTAGCAAATATGGCACCGGAATTGTATCATGGGATCATAGCTCAAGTTCCTTTTGTAGATGTAGTTACAACGATGCTGGACGATTCTATTCCCTTAACGACTGGAGAATATGATGAGTGGGGAAATCCTAACGATAAAGAATATTATGATTACATGCTTTCGTATTCACCTTATGATAATGTTAAGGCACAGGATTATCCTAATATGTACATTTCCACAGGATTACATGATTCGCAGGTGCAATATTGGGAACCTGCCAAATGGGTAGCCAAATTACGAGATATGAAAACTGATAAAAATCTCTTATTTTTAGATACAAATATGGATGCGGGTCATGGCGGTGCTTCAGGGCGCTTTGAAGCACTGAAAGAATTAGCTAAGGAATTTGCGTTTTTGTTAGATTTAGAAAAAATTAAGGAATAG
- a CDS encoding PLP-dependent cysteine synthase family protein has protein sequence MKEEIKAYDNVLALIGNTPLLKLSKVTSNLEGNFYAKVEAFNPGHSAKDRIALYIIEEAERRGILKPGDTIIETTSGNTGFSIAMVSIIKGYECILAVSSKSSKDKIDMLRAMGAKVYLCPAHVSADDERSYYSVAKRLHEETKGSIYINQYFNELNIEAHYKTTGPEIWEQTNGKITHLVACSGTGGTISGTAKFLKEMNPDIKVLGVDAYGSILKKYHETREFDSNEIYPYRIEGLGKNLIPTATDFDAIDKFMKVSDEESAHTAREISRVEGLFVGYTSGAALQAVRQYAEEGEFTKDSNVVIIFPDHGSRYMSKVYSDEWMNDQGFFDSVNIEANQKVEVIK, from the coding sequence ATGAAAGAAGAAATAAAAGCCTACGATAATGTTCTTGCACTAATAGGGAACACGCCGTTGTTAAAATTAAGTAAAGTTACATCGAATCTGGAAGGTAACTTTTATGCAAAAGTAGAAGCCTTTAATCCTGGACATTCTGCAAAAGATAGAATAGCATTATATATTATTGAAGAAGCAGAGAGGAGAGGAATACTTAAACCGGGTGATACCATTATCGAAACGACTTCAGGAAACACAGGATTTAGTATAGCAATGGTTAGTATTATCAAAGGATATGAGTGTATACTAGCAGTTAGTTCTAAATCTTCTAAAGACAAGATTGATATGTTAAGAGCAATGGGAGCCAAAGTATATCTTTGCCCGGCTCATGTATCAGCTGACGATGAACGGTCTTATTACAGTGTAGCGAAACGTTTACACGAAGAAACAAAAGGTTCAATTTATATCAATCAATATTTTAATGAATTAAATATTGAAGCGCATTATAAAACTACCGGACCTGAAATTTGGGAACAAACCAATGGAAAAATCACCCATTTAGTGGCGTGTAGCGGTACAGGAGGAACTATCTCAGGAACTGCTAAGTTCTTAAAGGAAATGAATCCTGATATTAAAGTTCTGGGAGTGGATGCTTACGGTTCAATACTGAAAAAATACCACGAAACCCGTGAGTTTGACAGTAATGAGATCTATCCTTACAGAATTGAAGGTTTAGGTAAGAATTTGATCCCTACAGCAACTGATTTTGATGCAATCGATAAATTTATGAAAGTATCAGATGAGGAAAGTGCACATACAGCACGAGAAATTTCAAGAGTAGAAGGCTTGTTTGTAGGTTATACTTCAGGTGCAGCTCTACAAGCAGTTCGTCAATATGCTGAGGAAGGTGAGTTTACAAAAGACAGTAATGTCGTTATTATTTTCCCGGATCACGGTTCGCGTTATATGAGTAAAGTATATAGTGATGAGTGGATGAATGATCAAGGATTTTTTGATAGCGTAAATATAGAAGCTAATCAAAAAGTAGAAGTGATTAAATAA
- a CDS encoding C40 family peptidase, whose translation MFGICNLAIVPIRSEASDRSEQVSQLLFGEFFKIIEETPKWSKIETAFDQYTGWVDNKQFFKISENQYADLLETPEVLNADLIEYITNPENELIAIPLGSSLSFLSHENINTKNYAFEGLKTCGIKSKTAIVKTAFMYLNAPYLWGGKSPFGIDCSGFTQMAYRLNGYHILRDASQQATQGEPLSFIEESEPGDLAFFDDEEGNIIHVGIMMENNHIIHASGKVRIDRLDHLGIYNAETNRHTHKLRVIKKII comes from the coding sequence ATGTTCGGAATTTGTAATCTTGCCATAGTTCCCATTCGTTCTGAAGCATCAGACAGAAGCGAACAGGTTTCCCAATTGTTATTTGGAGAATTTTTTAAAATTATTGAAGAAACTCCTAAATGGAGTAAGATTGAAACCGCTTTTGACCAATACACGGGTTGGGTTGACAATAAACAATTTTTTAAAATTTCCGAAAATCAATATGCAGATCTACTGGAAACTCCGGAAGTTCTGAATGCTGATCTGATTGAATACATTACAAATCCTGAAAACGAGTTGATCGCCATTCCTTTGGGCTCTTCACTTTCCTTTTTAAGCCACGAAAATATTAACACTAAGAATTATGCTTTCGAAGGGCTAAAAACATGTGGTATTAAGTCTAAAACCGCTATTGTTAAAACGGCTTTCATGTACCTTAACGCTCCTTATCTGTGGGGTGGAAAATCCCCTTTCGGAATAGACTGTTCCGGCTTCACGCAAATGGCTTATCGATTGAACGGATATCATATTTTAAGAGATGCATCCCAACAGGCTACTCAAGGAGAACCTCTTAGTTTTATTGAAGAAAGTGAACCCGGAGATTTAGCCTTTTTTGATGATGAAGAAGGGAATATCATCCATGTAGGAATTATGATGGAAAACAATCATATTATTCATGCATCCGGAAAGGTTCGAATTGATCGTCTGGATCATTTAGGCATCTACAATGCCGAAACAAACAGACATACTCACAAATTAAGAGTTATTAAGAAAATAATTTAA
- a CDS encoding acetyl-CoA C-acyltransferase — MSKKVVIVSAVRTPIGSFMGALSSVPATKLGATAIKGALNKINLKPEEVDEVLMGNVVQANNGQAPARQAALYAGIPNTVPCTTINKVCSSGMKAIMQGAQAIQCGDADIIVAGGMENMSLIPHYVHMRNGVKFGPATLADGLQRDGLFDAYDNQPMGVFADQCATEYQITREEQDRFTVQSYERSAKAWENGKFDSEIVPVEVPQRRGEPILVSKDEEFTNVKLDKIPVLSPVFTKEGTVTAANASTINDGAAAVVLMSEEKASALGLQPLAYIKSFADAAQEPKWFTTAPSKALPKALQKANLELTDIDFFEFNEAFSVVGLANAKILGLSEDKINVNGGAVSLGHPLGCSGARIVVTLLNVLEQNNAKLGAAAICNGGGGASTIVIEKA; from the coding sequence ATGAGTAAAAAAGTTGTTATTGTTTCTGCAGTCAGAACTCCGATCGGTAGCTTCATGGGAGCTTTATCCAGTGTACCGGCTACAAAATTAGGAGCAACTGCTATAAAAGGAGCACTAAATAAAATCAATTTAAAACCGGAAGAAGTTGACGAAGTATTAATGGGAAATGTTGTTCAGGCTAACAACGGACAAGCTCCTGCACGTCAAGCTGCGTTATATGCCGGAATACCTAACACTGTACCTTGTACAACCATTAATAAAGTATGTTCCAGTGGTATGAAAGCAATCATGCAGGGCGCTCAGGCTATCCAATGTGGTGATGCTGATATTATCGTAGCCGGTGGTATGGAAAACATGAGCTTAATCCCTCATTACGTACACATGAGAAATGGTGTTAAATTCGGGCCTGCTACTCTAGCCGATGGTTTACAACGAGATGGTTTGTTTGATGCCTATGACAACCAACCTATGGGGGTATTTGCTGATCAATGTGCAACAGAATACCAAATTACCAGAGAAGAACAAGATCGTTTTACAGTTCAGTCTTATGAAAGGTCTGCAAAAGCTTGGGAAAACGGGAAGTTTGATTCAGAAATTGTTCCAGTGGAAGTTCCGCAACGAAGAGGAGAACCTATCTTAGTATCTAAAGATGAAGAATTTACCAATGTTAAACTAGATAAAATCCCAGTATTATCTCCTGTATTCACAAAAGAAGGAACTGTTACTGCTGCCAATGCTTCTACAATCAATGACGGAGCTGCAGCTGTAGTGTTAATGAGCGAAGAAAAAGCTAGCGCATTAGGATTACAACCATTAGCATATATTAAATCTTTTGCCGATGCTGCTCAGGAACCAAAATGGTTTACTACTGCTCCATCAAAAGCTTTACCTAAAGCTTTACAGAAAGCAAATCTAGAATTAACAGATATTGATTTCTTTGAGTTTAACGAAGCATTCTCTGTTGTCGGTTTAGCCAATGCTAAGATTTTAGGTTTAAGTGAAGATAAGATCAATGTTAACGGCGGGGCTGTTTCATTAGGACATCCTCTGGGATGTTCGGGAGCGCGCATCGTTGTTACCTTGTTAAATGTATTGGAACAAAACAATGCTAAATTAGGAGCTGCTGCTATCTGTAATGGTGGTGGTGGTGCTTCAACTATTGTAATCGAAAAAGCTTAA
- a CDS encoding acyl-CoA thioesterase has protein sequence MTIEQRIVQSETRIFKAVFPNTTNHYDTLFGGTAMQLMDEVAFIAATRFCRQKVVTVCSDRIDFKKPIPGGTIIELVGKVCHVGNTSLRVSVEIFIEEMYSEERDKAIHGEFTFVALNEDKQPVRIVS, from the coding sequence ATGACAATTGAGCAAAGAATAGTACAATCGGAAACCAGAATTTTTAAAGCTGTATTTCCTAATACGACCAATCATTATGATACGCTATTTGGCGGAACAGCAATGCAATTGATGGATGAAGTAGCCTTTATTGCGGCAACGCGTTTCTGCAGGCAGAAAGTAGTTACTGTATGTAGTGACAGAATTGATTTTAAAAAACCGATTCCAGGAGGAACTATTATTGAGTTAGTGGGTAAAGTTTGCCATGTAGGCAATACCAGTTTAAGAGTTTCTGTAGAAATATTTATTGAGGAGATGTATTCGGAAGAAAGAGACAAAGCAATTCATGGAGAATTTACTTTTGTTGCTTTGAATGAGGATAAACAGCCTGTAAGAATAGTAAGTTGA
- a CDS encoding THUMP-like domain-containing protein, with amino-acid sequence MKIQALLDKEVQDFINRNIDQQVTQLALQKKQFNGIALSEVVQQIAAKQKAEKKLPTWFATANIIYPSKVSVEQTSSEQTAAYKASLISGKTLLDATGGFGVDDYYFAQQFQKVIHCEWNQELSEIVKHNAELLKVDNLECLSGDSTEIIKKRDQKLDWIYIDPSRRHDAKGKVFMLKDCEPNVPDLLDFYFQYTSNILIKTAPLLDLKAGLSELKYVKKIHVIALENEVKELLWEIHNHYEGDLSISAVTIEKGRALKSEFNWNTDYQSTFSKPKKYLFEPNAALLKSGMFNAVSAVFHIDKLHQHSHLYTTDEDLNLPGRNFIIDQVVPFDKNSAKTYLLNQKLNISTRNFPLKPEELRKKYKIKDGGDTYVFFTTDSENKKIILFCTKK; translated from the coding sequence TTGAAGATACAAGCTTTACTCGACAAAGAAGTTCAGGATTTTATTAACCGGAATATCGATCAACAGGTTACACAATTAGCTTTACAAAAAAAACAATTCAACGGAATAGCATTAAGTGAAGTGGTACAACAGATAGCTGCAAAACAAAAAGCAGAAAAAAAATTGCCCACTTGGTTTGCTACTGCAAATATCATTTATCCGTCAAAAGTTTCAGTTGAACAAACTTCCTCAGAGCAAACTGCAGCTTATAAAGCTTCATTAATCAGCGGAAAAACATTATTAGATGCCACCGGCGGTTTCGGGGTAGATGATTACTATTTCGCACAGCAATTTCAAAAAGTCATTCATTGTGAATGGAACCAGGAACTATCTGAAATTGTGAAGCACAATGCTGAACTCTTAAAAGTAGATAATCTGGAATGCCTTTCCGGTGATAGTACTGAAATTATAAAAAAAAGGGATCAGAAATTAGACTGGATCTATATTGATCCGTCACGTCGACACGATGCTAAAGGAAAAGTTTTCATGTTAAAAGATTGCGAGCCGAATGTTCCTGATCTATTGGATTTTTATTTTCAATATACATCCAACATTCTCATAAAAACGGCTCCTCTACTCGACTTAAAAGCCGGTTTAAGTGAATTAAAATACGTAAAGAAAATCCATGTCATTGCTCTTGAGAATGAAGTCAAAGAATTGCTTTGGGAAATTCACAACCATTATGAAGGCGACCTTAGCATTTCTGCTGTTACTATTGAGAAAGGAAGGGCATTAAAAAGTGAGTTCAATTGGAATACAGATTATCAGTCCACATTCAGCAAACCTAAAAAATATTTGTTCGAACCCAATGCTGCTTTATTAAAATCCGGTATGTTTAATGCTGTTTCCGCTGTTTTTCACATCGATAAATTACACCAGCATTCTCATTTGTATACAACTGATGAAGACTTAAATTTACCGGGACGTAATTTTATAATTGATCAGGTAGTTCCCTTTGATAAAAATTCAGCCAAAACATACCTTCTCAATCAAAAACTTAATATTTCTACCCGGAACTTCCCCTTGAAACCGGAAGAATTAAGAAAGAAATACAAAATCAAAGACGGTGGTGATACTTATGTATTTTTCACAACTGATTCAGAAAATAAAAAAATTATCCTATTTTGCACAAAAAAATAA
- a CDS encoding AI-2E family transporter, which yields MTSKELSNGILRTIGILCLIVVGFYLAYKLSALLIYILISLVLTLLTNPVVQFLKRKLKFKNTLAVITTLFLVLLLISGFILLFVPLLITQGQNLSLLDIKTLENNYNELIQTISHFLETNGFHLEDVATSDIFSALNLNFLSDFFNSLLNFISNLGIGLASVLFVTFFLLKEKDSFFNAFKAVLPDEQKSKVLTSIDKINQLLSRYFGGLLLQLFIILILNLIVFLIFGVENAFIIALLCAILNIIPYLGPLLAMIVASSLVMLSGIGQDFINDVLPTTLYVIIGMTIVQLIDNNINQPIIFSKSTKSHPLEIFLVILASGSLFGVLGMIVAVPTYTALKVIAKEFLPNNRLIKALTKNI from the coding sequence ATGACTTCAAAAGAACTATCAAACGGAATATTACGAACTATAGGCATACTTTGCCTTATCGTTGTGGGTTTTTATCTGGCTTACAAATTATCAGCTCTTTTGATTTACATTCTTATTTCACTGGTACTAACCTTATTGACGAATCCTGTAGTTCAATTTTTAAAAAGGAAATTAAAATTCAAAAATACCTTAGCTGTTATTACTACCTTGTTCTTAGTCTTATTACTTATTTCAGGTTTCATATTGCTCTTTGTTCCACTTTTAATCACTCAGGGACAAAACCTTTCCTTATTAGATATCAAAACTTTAGAAAATAATTACAACGAACTCATACAAACCATTAGTCATTTTTTAGAAACAAATGGTTTTCATTTAGAAGATGTGGCAACCAGCGATATCTTTTCAGCTTTAAACCTTAATTTTTTATCTGATTTTTTTAACAGTCTGTTAAACTTCATCAGTAATCTAGGTATCGGATTAGCATCTGTACTTTTTGTCACTTTTTTTCTTTTAAAAGAGAAAGATTCTTTTTTCAATGCTTTCAAAGCTGTTTTACCCGATGAACAAAAATCAAAGGTGTTAACATCAATAGACAAGATCAACCAACTTTTGAGCCGTTATTTCGGAGGCTTATTACTTCAACTTTTTATCATTTTAATCCTGAATCTCATTGTTTTTTTGATCTTTGGTGTTGAAAATGCTTTTATAATTGCATTGTTGTGTGCTATTTTAAATATCATTCCCTATTTAGGTCCATTATTAGCCATGATCGTAGCAAGTTCTTTAGTAATGCTAAGTGGCATAGGTCAAGATTTTATAAATGATGTCTTACCGACAACCCTTTATGTGATCATTGGAATGACCATTGTTCAATTAATCGATAATAACATTAACCAACCTATTATTTTTTCAAAAAGTACTAAAAGTCATCCATTAGAAATATTTTTAGTCATTTTAGCTTCAGGAAGCTTATTTGGGGTTTTAGGAATGATTGTTGCTGTCCCTACATATACAGCTTTAAAAGTGATCGCTAAAGAATTTTTACCCAATAACAGACTTATTAAAGCTTTAACCAAAAACATTTAA
- a CDS encoding zinc metalloprotease, whose amino-acid sequence MRKLFLSVAVAAVLFSCSNEENNSEMEISNNSVTSRNCASNDVLEAQLKENPQLAVKMAEIENFTESFLNNPTSQMRLVNGSIEIPVVVNVLYNSASENISLAQIQSQIDILNQDFNGNNPDFNQVPSLFSGVKADIGISFVLDNVIRKSTRKSSWGTRDAMKSSKRGGIDATSPDTKLNIWVCTIGGGILGYAQFPGGSSSTDGVVIDSRYFGNTGTATAPFDKGRTATHEIGHWMNLRHIWGDTTCGTDYVADTPTHNTANYGCPSYPHYSTCSGTPVEMTMNYMDYTDDACMYMFTNGQKSRMMAIFAAGGPRETFAQP is encoded by the coding sequence ATGAGAAAATTATTTTTATCTGTTGCCGTAGCAGCGGTATTATTTTCTTGCAGCAATGAAGAAAATAATAGTGAAATGGAAATCAGTAACAATTCGGTTACTAGTAGAAATTGTGCTTCAAACGATGTTTTGGAAGCTCAATTAAAAGAAAATCCACAATTAGCCGTGAAAATGGCTGAAATTGAAAATTTCACTGAAAGCTTTTTAAACAATCCTACGAGTCAAATGCGTTTAGTAAACGGTAGTATTGAAATCCCTGTTGTGGTAAATGTTTTATACAACTCTGCTTCTGAAAATATTTCTTTAGCACAAATCCAATCTCAAATTGATATCTTGAATCAGGATTTTAACGGAAATAATCCCGATTTCAACCAAGTTCCTTCACTTTTTAGTGGTGTAAAAGCAGATATCGGAATCTCTTTTGTCTTAGATAATGTCATCCGAAAATCAACCCGAAAATCATCATGGGGAACCAGAGATGCCATGAAAAGTAGCAAAAGAGGCGGAATTGATGCTACTAGCCCTGATACTAAGCTAAACATCTGGGTTTGTACAATCGGTGGTGGAATCTTAGGTTACGCTCAGTTTCCGGGAGGTTCTTCTTCTACTGACGGTGTAGTAATTGATTCCAGATATTTCGGAAATACCGGTACTGCAACAGCTCCGTTTGACAAAGGTAGAACTGCTACTCACGAAATCGGTCACTGGATGAACTTAAGACACATTTGGGGTGATACAACTTGCGGAACTGACTATGTTGCGGATACTCCGACTCATAATACTGCGAATTACGGTTGTCCGTCATACCCTCATTATTCTACATGTAGCGGTACTCCGGTAGAAATGACAATGAACTACATGGATTACACTGACGATGCTTGTATGTATATGTTTACAAACGGGCAAAAAAGCAGAATGATGGCTATTTTTGCAGCCGGTGGTCCGAGAGAAACTTTTGCTCAACCTTAA
- a CDS encoding TrmH family RNA methyltransferase produces MEQLTHYNSSFEPRRFPITVICDAVYFQQNIGSIFRICDAFGVSKILFTGEHFIFSERKINKTSRNTHKTVPFEIIKDKELLIERLKKDNFYLIAIEITDNSIPIENLQLKDKKATPLALIIGNEISGISKELLRISDQTAHINMYGQNSSMNVVQALSIGLFAITQAIK; encoded by the coding sequence TTGGAACAACTTACCCATTATAACAGTTCTTTTGAACCCCGTCGTTTCCCTATAACCGTTATTTGTGATGCGGTTTATTTTCAGCAAAATATCGGCAGTATATTTAGAATTTGTGATGCATTCGGTGTTTCCAAAATCCTCTTTACCGGAGAGCATTTTATTTTTTCGGAACGAAAAATCAACAAAACTTCCCGCAATACTCACAAAACAGTTCCTTTTGAAATTATAAAAGATAAAGAGCTTCTCATTGAGCGACTAAAAAAAGACAACTTTTACCTTATTGCTATTGAAATTACGGATAACAGTATCCCTATCGAAAACCTTCAGTTAAAAGACAAAAAGGCAACACCATTAGCACTCATCATCGGAAATGAGATCTCCGGGATATCAAAAGAATTATTACGTATATCTGATCAGACTGCCCATATCAATATGTATGGTCAAAACAGTAGTATGAATGTTGTACAAGCCTTATCCATTGGACTTTTCGCAATAACACAAGCTATAAAATAA
- a CDS encoding DUF4159 domain-containing protein: MKKKRLIFNVVISILLFNWGFSQDIALLKYSGGGDWYANPTSLPNLVAFCNQNAHTKINPKINTVTAESSELFSYPFIHMTGHGNVLFSPNEVENLRNYLNSGGFLHIDDNYGIDEYIRREIKKIFPNDDLVEIPVNHPIFKAPYKFPNGLPKIHEHDNKRPQAFGIFSGDRLVLLYTYECDLGDGWEDTEVHNDPESVRMKALQMGANILYYIFSN, translated from the coding sequence ATGAAAAAAAAGAGATTGATTTTTAATGTAGTAATAAGTATACTACTGTTTAATTGGGGATTCTCTCAGGATATTGCACTACTTAAATATTCCGGCGGAGGCGATTGGTATGCTAACCCTACTTCCTTACCTAATTTAGTAGCTTTCTGTAACCAAAATGCTCATACTAAGATCAATCCTAAAATCAATACGGTAACAGCCGAAAGTTCTGAATTGTTCTCCTACCCTTTTATTCATATGACCGGACACGGGAATGTTCTCTTTTCACCCAATGAAGTTGAGAATTTAAGAAATTACCTGAATTCCGGCGGCTTTTTACATATCGACGACAATTACGGAATAGACGAATATATTCGCAGGGAAATTAAAAAAATTTTCCCGAATGACGATTTAGTTGAAATTCCTGTAAACCATCCTATTTTTAAGGCTCCTTATAAATTTCCTAACGGACTTCCGAAAATCCATGAACACGACAATAAAAGGCCTCAAGCTTTCGGAATCTTTAGTGGTGACCGGCTAGTATTGCTTTATACTTATGAATGTGACTTAGGAGACGGTTGGGAAGACACAGAAGTACACAACGACCCCGAAAGCGTTCGTATGAAAGCGTTACAAATGGGAGCCAATATTCTCTATTATATTTTCAGTAACTAA